The Setaria italica strain Yugu1 chromosome IX, Setaria_italica_v2.0, whole genome shotgun sequence genome has a window encoding:
- the LOC101764857 gene encoding casein kinase 1, whose amino-acid sequence MEHVIGGKYKLGRKIGSGSFGELYLGVNIQNGEEVGIKLEPVKTKHPQLHYESKVYMLLQGGNGIPHLKWYGVEGEYNVMVIDLLGPSLEDLFNCCNRKLSMKTVLMLADQLINRVEYMHSKGFIHRDIKPDNFLMGLGRKANQVYIIDYGLAKKYKDLQTHKHIPYRENKNLTGTARYASVNTHLGIEQSRRDDLESVGYLLLYFLRGSLPWQGLKAGTKKQKYDKISEKKMLTSAEVLCKSYPSEFVSYFHYCRSLRFEDRPDYSFLKKLFRDVFVREGYQFDYVFDWTALKYPQMSSNNKLVQQPSARIAGAGPSAERTDKASVGQEIRDRFTGAVEAFARRNPGSGRHGDHSRHKSHADSFGTSNEAVADSEKSRFLSRGGSSSKMPAGSSSRPTSSGDCSDQNRRWVSGSSGGSGRPSTAQRLHHSGGAENSRSSPRSPVARGAAPGRGGGGSGSRNNTTFRSLERLSISTSRRK is encoded by the exons GAACCTGTGAAAACAAAACATCCACAACTACATTATGAATCTAAAGTTTATATGCTATTGCAGGGTGGAA aTGGTATCCCACACCTGAAGTGGTACGGTGTCGAGGGGGAGTACAACGTTATGGTGATCGATCTTCTTGGCCCAAGCTTGGAAGACTTGTTTAACTGCTGCAACAGGAAACTTTCAATGAAAACAGTGCTTATGCTTGCTGATCAACTG ATAAACCGAGTGGAATACATGCATTCCAAGGGATTTATTCACCGTGACATCAAGCCAGACAACTTCCTTATGGGCTTAGGCCGAAAAGCTAATCAG GTTTATATAATTGATTATGGGCTTGCTAAAAAATACAAGGACCTTCAGACTCATAAACATATCCCCTACAG GGAGAACAAAAATCTGACTGGAACAGCACGTTATGCCAGTGTGAATACCCATCTTGGAATAG AACAAAGCAGAAGAGATGATCTGGAGTCTGTTGGCTATCTTCTGCTATATTTTTTAAGAGGAAG CCTCCCATGGCAGGGTCTTAAAGCTGGCACTAAGAAGCAAAAGTATGACAAAATTAGTGAAAAGAAAATGCTTACCTCAGCGGAG GTTTTGTGCAAATCTTACCCATCAGAGTTCGTCTCATATTTCCACTATTGTCGCTCCCTGCGATTTGAAGACAGGCCAGATTACTCTTTTCTGAAGAAACTATTTCGTGATGTATTTGTCCGCGAAG GATACCAATTCGATTATGTATTTGACTGGACTGCACTCAAGTACCCTCAAATGAGTTCAAACAATAAGCTTGTTCAA CAACCAAGTGCAAGAATAGCTGGAGCTGGACCATCTGCCGAGAGAACAGACAAAGCATCAG TGGGACAAGAGATCCGGGATAGATTCACTGGTGCTGTCGAGGCATTTGCCAGAAGAAATCCAGGCTCTGGTCGCCATGGAGACCATTCCAGGCACAAAAGCCATGCAGATTCCTTTGGAACATCTAACGAAGCA GTTGCCGACTCGGAGAAATCGCGCTTCTTGTCCCGGGGCGGGAGCTCGTCGAAGATGCCCGCGGGCTCGTCCAGCCGGCCGACCTCCTCGGGGGACTGCAGCGACCAGAACCGCCGGTGGGTCtcgggcagcagcggcggcagcgggcgccCGTCCACCGCGCAGAGGCTCCACCACTCGGGCGGCGCCGAGAACAGCAGGTCGTCCCCGCGCTCCCCCGTGGCCCGGggcgcggcgccggggaggggaggggggggcTCCGGCTCGCGGAACAACACCACGTTCCGGAGCCTCGAGCGCCTCTCCATCAGCACGAGCCGGAGGAAGTGA